Proteins encoded by one window of Rissa tridactyla isolate bRisTri1 chromosome W, bRisTri1.patW.cur.20221130, whole genome shotgun sequence:
- the LOC128902010 gene encoding synaptotagmin-4-like — MAPIAASRQQIDEITTVVGIFSAFGLVFSVSLFAWICCQRKSSKSNKTPPYKFVHVLKGVDIYPENLNSKKKFGADDKSEANNKSAMPKNSLHLDLEKRDLNGNFPKTTPKIQSSPYLENLTPKHFAERKKDSVSPDSLKSITSLSSDDKQDKLGTLFFSLEYNFEKKAFVVNIKEARGLPAMDEQSMTSDPYIKMTILPEKKHKVKTRVLRKTLDPAFKETFTFYGIPYSQIQDLTLHFMILSFDRFSRDDVIGEVLIPLTGIELSEGRLLMDREIIKRNVRKSSGHGELLISLCYQSTTNTLTVVVLKAKHLPKSDVSGLSDPYIKVNLYHAKKRISKKKTHVKKCTPNAVFNELFVFDIPCEGLDDISIEFLVLDSDRGSRNEVIGRLTLGSSAEGTGREHWKEICEYPRRQIAKWHML; from the exons ATGGCTCCGATCGCGGCCAGCCGGCAGCAGATCG ATGAAATTACTACAGTGGTTGGGATCTTTAGTGCATTTGGCCTTGTcttctctgtctccctttttgCTTGGATCTGCTGTCAACGTAAATCCTCCAAATCCAATAAGACCCCTCCATATAAGTTTGTCCATGTTCTGAAGGGGGTTGATATTTACCCTGAGAATCTCAACAGTAAGAAGAAGTTTGGAGCAGATGATAAAAGTGAAGCAAATAACAAATCAGCGATGCCAAAGAATTCTCTCCATCTTGACCTGGAGAAGAGAGATCTAAATGGCAACTTCCCCAAAACAACCCCTAAAATCCAGAGCTCTCCATATCTTGAAAATTTGACTCCTAAGCActttgcagaaaggaagaaagattcAGTATCCCCTGATAGTTTAAAATCCATCACTTCCCTGTCATCTGACGATAAACAAGACAAGCTAGGaactctctttttctccttagaGTACAACTTTGAGAAAAAGGCATTTGTAGTGAACATCAAAGAAGCACGTGGTCTGCCAGCAATGGATGAACAGTCAATGACTTCTGATCCCTACATCAAAATGACGATCCTGCCTGAGAAAAAGCACAAGGTGAAAACCAGAGTGCTGAGAAAAACCTTAGATCCAGCTTTCAAGGAGACCTTCACATTTTATGGAATCCCCTATAGCCAAATTCAAGACTTAACACTTCACTTCATGATCCTGAGCTTTGACAGGTTTTCCAGAGATGATGTCATTGGAGAAGTCCTCATTCCCCTCACAGGAATTGAATTGTCAGAAGGAAGGCTGCTAATGGACAGAGAGATCATCAAAAGAAATGTTAGG AAATCATCTGGGCATGGAGAATTACTGATCTCTCTGTGTTATCAGTCTACAACAAACACGCTCACTGTGGTTGTTTTAAAAGCCAAGCATCTACCTAAATCTGATGTGTCAGGATTATCAG ACCCTTACATCAAAGTGAACCTGTACCATGCTAAGAAGagaatttctaaaaagaaaacccatGTAAAGAAATGCACCCCCAATGCAGTGTTCAATGAATTGTTTGTCTTTGACATTCCTTGTGAGGGCCTTGATGATATCAGCATTGAATTTTTGGTTTTAGATTCAGATAGGGGGTCAAGGAATGAGGTCATTGGCCGATTAACCTTGGGATCTTCAGCAGAAGGAACAGGTagagagcactggaaagaaattTGTGAATATCCTAGGAGACAAATTGCCAAATGGCATATGTTGTGA